A DNA window from Selenomonadales bacterium contains the following coding sequences:
- a CDS encoding guanylate kinase, giving the protein MQQEGLLIVVSGPSGAGKGTICKRLLEKNPNLGYSISATTRAPRTGEVNGVNYWFLSKEEFQKMISEDGLLEWAEVYGNYYGTPA; this is encoded by the coding sequence ATGCAGCAAGAAGGTTTGTTGATCGTTGTATCGGGGCCATCGGGTGCCGGTAAGGGAACGATCTGTAAACGCTTATTGGAAAAAAATCCGAATTTGGGATATTCTATTTCGGCAACAACGCGCGCTCCGCGTACAGGTGAAGTCAATGGTGTCAACTATTGGTTCTTGTCGAAAGAAGAATTTCAGAAGATGATCTCTGAAGACGGTCTTCTTGAATGGGCAGAAGTCTATGGTAATTATTACGGGACACCTGCAC
- a CDS encoding DUF370 domain-containing protein, producing the protein MEIKLINIGFGNIVSANRIISIVSPESAPIKRIIQEARERGMLIDATYGRRTRAVIIADSDHVILSAVQPETVAHRVISRDEEDGE; encoded by the coding sequence ATGGAAATTAAATTGATCAATATTGGTTTTGGTAACATTGTATCGGCCAATCGTATTATATCGATTGTCAGTCCGGAATCTGCTCCTATCAAACGAATTATCCAAGAAGCAAGAGAACGCGGTATGCTGATCGATGCAACGTATGGCAGAAGAACACGTGCTGTTATCATTGCAGACAGCGATCACGTTATCTTGTCGGCAGTACAACCGGAAACGGTAGCACATCGCGTGATCAGTCGCGATGAAGAAGATGGAGAATAA